The DNA region CAGTTGAAGATGTTGTGAATATGCCTGTCATATTTGCAAAGGTCTCGGGCGTAAAGGACGGCGACCTTGAACAGTACTGGGGCAGCATAAAACAGCTGCTTACTCCCGATACCTTCCTTATAACACAGGCACCTTATATTAGCACAGACAGCTATAACGAAATGAAGAGTTACAGCACGGAGTTCCTGAAAAGAGGTATGCTGCAAAGACGGGTCATTAAGAACCACCCAAGCTACCGATACGGATTCCTGCGTGATGAGATACAGGACCATATGCTGGATAAATTACAGCTCCTCATCGACAGCCGTATGATAAAGGGTACTTTTGAAAACGGCACAGAGTATACGATAGTAGCGACCATAATGAACCTTAATATGGATATGGTCAGAAAGATACAGAGCTTTGATTTTACAAAGTCGAATCCCAAGCTGGTATATATAAATCCCGGCGAAAGGATGATATCACTTGAAGATTCCATCATAATCGCATTCCTGAACCTGATAGGCTTCGATATAGTATTCTTCGTTCCCACAGGATATCAGAGCGTTGAGAAATTCTTCAACACGACCGTGATGGAAGAACATCAGATAGGGCAGTACGTTTATGACCTTAACGTGCCCGATCTGAGAAGATTTGTAGTTAAAAAACAGCCAACTTCATGGCGAGACAGAATATTTAAGAGAGGTAAATAACTATGGGACTTGATTTCACAAAGGCTGCTCCCCAGCCTGCACCCGCAGCAGCACCGACAACAGACGCTATGCCTACCGTTGCAGCAGCTCCTGTACAGCAGGAGACCGAGCTTTCGGTAGTAGAAAAGTATGATATCGTTGCAGACAGAGAACAGATGACTACCGAACTGGTAAACTCACCCGAGGTAGACGCTCTGGTAAGCACTATCGAACTGGATAACCTTGATTCTATCGTAACATTCGGCGCTGAGGCTGCCGATGAGATAGCAAAGGCTTCCGACCAGGTGCTCAACAGCATGAATATGACACAGATAGACGAGACCAGTCAGCTGATGCAGGTACTGGCGAATATCATGTCGAAGTTCGATGTTGACGAGATAAAAGATGATCCTTCTTTCTTCAAGAAGATCTTCAACAACGCAAGAAAGCAGCTGGATAAGATACTCGCAAAGTACCACACCATGGGTGACGAGGTAGATAAGATCTATGTTCAGCTGAGAAAATACGAGGATGAGATAAAGCAGTCCAACAGAAAGCTGAATACAATGTTTGACGCTAATGTCAACTTCTATCACGACCTTGTGAAGTATATCCTTGCAGGTGAGCAGGGCTGCCGTGAGCTGGAAGCTTACATAGCACAGAAGCAGGATGAGCTTGAAAAGACAGGCGACAACTCCATTCAGTTCGAACTCCAGTCCCTCAATCAGGCACTAATGATGCTTGAACAGAGAGTACAGGACCTGAGAACAGCCGAGAACGTTGCTATGCAGTCTATACCTATGCTGAAGACCATGGAGTTCTCTAACTACAACCTCGTTAGAAAGATCAATTCCGCATTCATCATCACCCTGCCTATATTCAAGCAGGCTCTGGCTCAGGCTATACTGCTGAAGAGACAGAAGATACAGGCTGAGTCTATGGCAGCACTTGACCAGAAGACCAACGAGATGCTGATAAAGAATGCCCACAATACAGTCGAGCAGTCCAAGATGACAGCAAGACTTGCTTCAGGCAGCTCGATACAGATCGAGACTCTCGAGACCACATGGAAGACTATCATGAACGGTATCGAGGAGACCAGAGGCATCGAGGCTGAGGCAAGAAAGAAGCGTCAGGAAGACAAGGTAAGGCTTGAAGCTATCAAGCAGGACTTCAAGGCACACTACGACGTTCCTGATAAGAGAAAGTAAATCACTTTTTACGTACCTTATCTGTAATTTGCAACTGTCCGTTGCGGAACTTCCAACTTTCGTAGCTGGACAAGCAGTTAAAAATCTGTTATAATGCAATTACAGAAAGATAAAGGGGCGAAAGCCCCACACCAAAAGAAAGGCACAAAGCCAAAATGTATTTATGAGGAGGACAAAATTATGCCTATCAATCTTAGCAAAGGACAGAAAGTTAGCTTGACAAAGGGAAATCCCGGACTGAAAAATATTATGATCGGTCTTGGCTGGGACGTTAATGCGTTCGATTCAGGTGCAGATTTCGACCTGGATGCAGCCTGCTTCATGGCAGATGACAGCGGAAGATGCCCTTCCGAAAGAGAGTTCATTTTCTACGGCAACCTGGAGCATTCAAGCGGCGCTGTTAAACATATGGGCGATAACCTGACAGGCGGCGGAGACGGCGATGATGAGCAGATCATGATCGACCTCAGCCTGATGCCTGAGAATATCTCCAAGATCGCATTCACAGTTACTATATATGATGCTGATAACAGAAGACAGAACTTCGGTCAGGTATCCAACTCCTTCATCCGTGTTGTTGATCAGGCAACAGGTGAGGAGATCGTTAGATATGACCTCGGCGAGGACTTCTCCATCGAGACAGCTATCGTTGTAGGCGAACTTTACAGAAATAACGGCGAGTGGAAGTTCAACGCTATCGGCAGCGGCTTCCAGGGCGGTCTGGCTGCACTCTGCGGTCACTATGGCATCGACGCTGAATAAGGAGCGACCTGATAATGTCTATAAATCTTCAAAAAGGACAAAAAGTCAGCCTTTCCAAGGAAAGTGCGGGACTTTCTAAAGTAATA from Ruminococcus albus AD2013 includes:
- a CDS encoding TerD family protein, which produces MPINLSKGQKVSLTKGNPGLKNIMIGLGWDVNAFDSGADFDLDAACFMADDSGRCPSEREFIFYGNLEHSSGAVKHMGDNLTGGGDGDDEQIMIDLSLMPENISKIAFTVTIYDADNRRQNFGQVSNSFIRVVDQATGEEIVRYDLGEDFSIETAIVVGELYRNNGEWKFNAIGSGFQGGLAALCGHYGIDAE
- a CDS encoding toxic anion resistance protein, whose product is MGLDFTKAAPQPAPAAAPTTDAMPTVAAAPVQQETELSVVEKYDIVADREQMTTELVNSPEVDALVSTIELDNLDSIVTFGAEAADEIAKASDQVLNSMNMTQIDETSQLMQVLANIMSKFDVDEIKDDPSFFKKIFNNARKQLDKILAKYHTMGDEVDKIYVQLRKYEDEIKQSNRKLNTMFDANVNFYHDLVKYILAGEQGCRELEAYIAQKQDELEKTGDNSIQFELQSLNQALMMLEQRVQDLRTAENVAMQSIPMLKTMEFSNYNLVRKINSAFIITLPIFKQALAQAILLKRQKIQAESMAALDQKTNEMLIKNAHNTVEQSKMTARLASGSSIQIETLETTWKTIMNGIEETRGIEAEARKKRQEDKVRLEAIKQDFKAHYDVPDKRK